A portion of the Eubacterium maltosivorans genome contains these proteins:
- a CDS encoding fructose bisphosphate aldolase has protein sequence MKKEQLERMANGKGFIAALDQSGGSTPKALRLYGIAEDSYQGDDEMFDLVHAMRARIIKSPAFTSEYILGAILFEKTMDRTIDDVYTADYLWEKKGILPILKVDKGLAEEKDGVQLMKPIPDLDGLLKRAADRHIFGTKMRSVVQSANAAGIKQIVDQQFEVGLQIAAAGFVPILEPEVNIKSADKAECEKILKTEILDRLNTLDDNVRLMFKLSLPSENGFFSDIIADKHVVRVVALSGGYTREESNALLAQNPGLIASFSRALSEGLNASQSDAEFNAMLAESIKSIYDASIK, from the coding sequence ATGAAGAAAGAGCAACTGGAAAGAATGGCGAATGGCAAAGGCTTTATTGCAGCCCTGGACCAGAGCGGCGGCAGCACGCCAAAGGCACTGAGATTGTACGGCATCGCTGAGGACAGCTATCAGGGCGATGATGAGATGTTTGATTTGGTTCACGCCATGCGGGCGCGGATCATCAAAAGCCCAGCCTTTACATCGGAATATATTCTGGGGGCGATTCTTTTTGAAAAGACCATGGACCGTACCATTGACGATGTTTACACAGCCGATTACCTCTGGGAGAAAAAGGGAATACTGCCGATTTTAAAGGTCGATAAGGGTTTGGCCGAGGAAAAGGACGGCGTTCAGCTCATGAAGCCGATCCCGGATCTGGACGGCTTGCTCAAGCGGGCGGCAGACCGCCATATCTTTGGTACAAAAATGCGCTCAGTCGTTCAATCTGCCAATGCGGCTGGCATTAAACAGATTGTTGACCAGCAGTTTGAAGTGGGCCTGCAAATTGCGGCAGCCGGCTTTGTGCCAATACTGGAACCGGAAGTCAATATCAAAAGCGCTGATAAAGCAGAATGCGAAAAAATACTGAAAACGGAAATTTTAGACCGCCTGAATACCCTGGACGACAATGTCCGCCTGATGTTTAAGCTCAGCCTTCCATCTGAAAACGGATTCTTCAGCGACATTATCGCCGATAAGCATGTGGTGCGCGTGGTCGCGCTGTCCGGCGGCTATACCCGTGAGGAATCAAACGCCCTCCTGGCACAGAATCCGGGCCTTATCGCCAGCTTTTCCAGAGCGCTGTCCGAAGGGCTGAACGCGAGCCAGAGCGACGCGGAATTTAACGCCATGCTGGCAGAGTCGATCAAGAGCATCTATGATGCCTCAATTAAATAG
- a CDS encoding uroporphyrinogen decarboxylase family protein, with amino-acid sequence MNTSLNEKTHAVNKVFEAVFDGKMPSRVPILTNIDNAFCLEYAGYSLKKEQYSIEKTLEAIDVTTRDFDGDTVLGITIRLPQLYKILGAKNFKMGADGFLQHPEVRGMEVEDYDAFIADPVKTLWQTILPRIYEELNRPGFEGQKVLAKAFFTFASSMAALGEGYQKIAEKYGRSTYTMASAASAEPLDTLSDQLRSFSGISKDIRRCPDKVIAACEALLPVCLKAGVNPASSRYNRTFIPLHMAPYMREKDFLKFYWPTFKAYVEGLNAAGAGANLFVEEDWSRYLDYLNELPENTLMVFEYGDPKEIKAKVGSRHIVSGLYPIGLLKSGTEQACIDKAKELIDIFAPDGGYIFGFDKAILRLNDINPANLKAVFNFVHEYGIY; translated from the coding sequence ATGAATACATCTTTAAATGAAAAAACCCATGCGGTAAATAAAGTTTTTGAGGCTGTTTTTGATGGAAAAATGCCCTCACGCGTTCCAATTCTCACAAATATTGACAATGCTTTCTGTCTTGAGTATGCCGGCTATAGCCTCAAAAAAGAACAGTACAGTATCGAAAAAACCCTGGAAGCCATTGACGTCACCACCCGCGATTTTGACGGGGACACGGTTCTCGGCATTACCATCCGTCTTCCACAGCTTTATAAAATTCTAGGCGCAAAAAACTTTAAAATGGGCGCCGATGGATTTTTACAGCATCCGGAGGTCCGCGGTATGGAGGTTGAGGATTACGACGCCTTTATTGCCGATCCGGTAAAAACACTCTGGCAAACCATTCTTCCAAGAATTTATGAAGAACTCAACCGCCCCGGATTTGAGGGGCAGAAGGTTCTGGCCAAGGCCTTCTTTACCTTTGCGAGCAGTATGGCCGCACTGGGTGAGGGCTATCAGAAAATTGCCGAAAAATATGGACGGAGCACCTATACCATGGCCTCAGCCGCTTCAGCCGAGCCGCTGGATACGCTTTCCGACCAGCTGCGCTCTTTCTCAGGCATCAGCAAGGATATCCGCCGCTGTCCGGACAAAGTCATCGCCGCCTGTGAGGCATTACTGCCGGTCTGCCTGAAGGCTGGTGTAAATCCTGCTTCAAGCCGCTATAACCGAACCTTTATCCCGCTCCACATGGCGCCGTACATGCGCGAAAAGGACTTCCTGAAATTCTACTGGCCAACCTTTAAAGCTTATGTCGAAGGGCTGAACGCCGCGGGAGCCGGCGCCAATCTTTTTGTGGAAGAAGACTGGTCCCGCTACCTGGACTATTTAAATGAGCTGCCTGAAAATACTTTAATGGTTTTTGAATATGGCGACCCTAAGGAAATAAAAGCAAAGGTAGGCAGCCGGCATATCGTCAGCGGCCTTTACCCCATCGGTCTCTTAAAATCGGGCACTGAGCAGGCATGTATCGACAAGGCAAAAGAATTAATCGACATCTTCGCCCCGGACGGCGGATACATTTTTGGCTTTGACAAAGCCATTCTCCGCCTCAATGACATTAATCCAGCGAACTTAAAAGCAGTATTCAATTTCGTACATGAATACGGAATCTATTAA
- a CDS encoding TetR/AcrR family transcriptional regulator, producing MKEKLDKKKAKQIIYETAKRLFFEKGYEVGSRQIAKEAGVSQALITYHFGSKRNIGIQVLKEDYRVQASYLKYFVDPKEEPLFFIINFQNMTMRIREHDPRMASFITGVMKEDLLEESIYEGNQAEIFEALVREMPANGYSFEKNYKLALGTIFGIQRSLQWKINQGFDLTYAECFDYVVRSFNFALNLNFTEAEIQDMIERSNRMVDQLFERYPQLLDTDQYLVVQNMGSDS from the coding sequence GTGAAAGAGAAATTGGATAAAAAAAAGGCGAAGCAGATTATTTATGAAACAGCAAAGCGTTTATTCTTTGAAAAAGGGTATGAGGTCGGAAGCCGCCAGATCGCAAAGGAGGCAGGTGTCAGCCAGGCGCTCATTACCTATCATTTTGGCAGCAAGCGAAACATAGGTATTCAGGTCCTTAAGGAGGATTATCGGGTGCAGGCCTCATACCTGAAGTATTTTGTCGATCCGAAGGAGGAACCCCTGTTTTTTATTATCAATTTCCAAAATATGACCATGCGCATCCGTGAGCACGACCCGCGAATGGCTTCTTTTATTACAGGTGTGATGAAGGAGGACTTACTGGAGGAATCCATTTACGAAGGCAATCAGGCTGAAATTTTTGAAGCTCTTGTCCGTGAGATGCCGGCCAATGGTTATAGCTTTGAAAAAAATTATAAGCTTGCACTGGGGACAATTTTCGGCATACAGCGTTCGCTGCAATGGAAAATTAATCAGGGCTTTGATCTGACCTACGCAGAATGCTTTGATTATGTTGTGCGCAGCTTTAATTTTGCTCTCAACCTGAATTTTACCGAGGCGGAGATTCAGGACATGATTGAGCGGTCAAATCGGATGGTCGATCAGCTTTTCGAGCGTTATCCGCAGCTGTTAGATACCGACCAGTACCTTGTAGTACAAAATATGGGATCAGATTCCTGA
- a CDS encoding MarR family winged helix-turn-helix transcriptional regulator codes for MDHEKSLGETFLASLNKVKKNLFHTMSKQRIDGLRQSEFFMLMRIANHCKEQENEHLKNGTAPLPGVRISTLSKATNSSMPGVSQMINVLENAGYVERITTKKDRRVVYVNLTEAGRVMLKTAPRPMLNLLTRTTEEMGEEKTRQFIALMDEFSETIERLNRESN; via the coding sequence ATGGATCATGAGAAAAGCCTTGGGGAAACGTTTCTGGCCAGTTTAAACAAGGTAAAAAAGAATCTGTTTCACACCATGAGCAAGCAGCGCATTGACGGCCTGCGCCAAAGTGAATTTTTTATGCTGATGCGTATTGCCAATCACTGTAAGGAGCAGGAAAATGAGCATTTGAAAAATGGAACAGCACCACTACCCGGGGTGCGTATCTCAACGCTGAGCAAGGCGACAAACAGCTCGATGCCCGGTGTTTCTCAGATGATTAACGTCCTCGAGAACGCTGGATACGTGGAGCGTATCACCACCAAGAAAGACCGCCGTGTTGTTTATGTCAATTTGACCGAGGCCGGAAGGGTCATGCTGAAAACAGCACCAAGACCCATGCTCAACCTGCTGACTCGCACAACTGAGGAAATGGGAGAAGAAAAAACCAGGCAGTTTATCGCTTTGATGGATGAGTTTTCCGAGACCATCGAGCGGCTGAACCGCGAAAGCAACTAA
- a CDS encoding ABC transporter ATP-binding protein, with amino-acid sequence MTKLAKYLKPYIGSILLAFILLFVQAMSDLNLPNFMSDIVNVGIQQNGIEHAAPDAISEQGYDFITSFMTDEQKKNVSEAYEEVTPSAATDKQIKKYPEMKNERAYVLRNTDEDTYTKLDAIFGEADWTFINFVEDMAEQKGSTASQEDMTANVDDMDLSKLYEMTPMLKMMPKEQFDSAREKAVQTPESTQQQTGAIFVREFYKELGADTSYIQTMYILKIGGIMLGLSLIGVIAAICVGLLAAKVAAGFSQVVRRDIFKKVESFSNTEFNRFSTASLITRSTNDITQMQTLLIMGIRMICYAPILGVGGVIMALRESTSMSWIIAVSVIVLVGVIVVTFSLVLPRFKIVQKLVDRLNLVMRENLNGMSVIRAFGNQDFERERFKRENIRVTNNNLFINRTMVFLMPLMMLIMNGTTLLVIWLGAHQIADSTMQVGNMMAFMQYAMQIIMSFLMISMMFILVPRAAVSGERIAEVLAVDPVIKSPKNPKPFPQNVPGRLVFDHVSFHYEGADEDVLHDISFEADPGQTTAFIGSTGSGKSTLINLIPRFYDVTDGAITLDGVDLRDASLHDLRDKVGYVPQKGVLFSGTIDSNLRYGRKEATEEEVRQGAEIAQAMEFINANSDGFEREIAQGGDNVSGGQKQRLSIARALVKKPDVYIFDDSFSALDFKTDAALRSALKNYTEEATVLIVAQRINTIMNAEQIIVLDEGRVVGKGTHEELLRSCGTYQEIASSQLSKEELGNV; translated from the coding sequence ATGACAAAATTAGCAAAGTATCTCAAACCCTATATCGGTTCGATTTTGCTGGCTTTTATTCTGCTGTTTGTCCAGGCAATGTCGGATTTGAATCTGCCAAATTTCATGTCCGATATTGTCAATGTGGGGATTCAGCAGAATGGGATCGAGCATGCCGCGCCAGACGCCATCAGCGAGCAGGGATATGATTTTATCACCAGCTTTATGACCGATGAGCAGAAAAAAAACGTATCAGAGGCCTATGAGGAAGTAACGCCCTCGGCAGCGACCGATAAACAGATTAAAAAATATCCTGAAATGAAGAATGAGCGTGCTTATGTGCTCAGGAACACAGATGAGGATACCTACACGAAGCTGGATGCCATCTTTGGTGAGGCCGACTGGACTTTTATTAATTTCGTAGAGGATATGGCCGAACAGAAGGGAAGCACAGCCAGCCAGGAGGACATGACAGCCAACGTTGACGACATGGATTTATCCAAGCTGTACGAAATGACACCTATGCTGAAAATGATGCCGAAGGAACAGTTCGACAGCGCCAGAGAAAAGGCCGTGCAGACGCCAGAGTCCACCCAGCAGCAGACAGGCGCCATTTTTGTCAGGGAATTCTATAAAGAATTAGGCGCCGACACCAGCTATATACAGACCATGTATATCCTTAAGATTGGCGGCATCATGCTGGGATTATCGCTGATTGGTGTTATCGCAGCCATTTGTGTTGGCCTGCTGGCCGCCAAGGTAGCCGCTGGTTTTTCACAGGTGGTGCGCAGAGATATTTTTAAGAAGGTTGAGTCCTTCTCAAACACCGAATTTAACCGGTTTTCAACCGCCTCGCTCATCACGAGGAGCACCAACGATATCACCCAGATGCAGACGCTGCTGATCATGGGGATACGAATGATCTGCTACGCGCCCATCTTAGGGGTTGGCGGGGTGATTATGGCATTGCGGGAAAGCACGTCCATGAGCTGGATTATCGCTGTGTCGGTCATTGTGCTGGTCGGAGTGATTGTAGTGACCTTCTCACTGGTGCTGCCGCGTTTTAAAATTGTGCAGAAGCTGGTGGACCGCCTGAACCTGGTCATGCGTGAAAACCTTAATGGGATGTCGGTGATCCGCGCCTTTGGGAACCAGGATTTTGAACGTGAACGTTTTAAAAGAGAAAACATACGAGTGACAAACAATAACCTTTTTATCAACCGTACAATGGTCTTTCTGATGCCGTTGATGATGCTTATTATGAATGGCACCACTTTGCTGGTTATCTGGCTTGGCGCACATCAGATCGCGGACTCAACCATGCAGGTTGGTAATATGATGGCCTTTATGCAGTACGCCATGCAGATCATCATGTCTTTCCTGATGATTTCCATGATGTTTATCTTGGTGCCCAGAGCCGCTGTTTCCGGCGAACGTATCGCAGAAGTGCTGGCAGTGGACCCGGTGATCAAAAGTCCTAAAAATCCAAAGCCCTTCCCTCAGAATGTGCCGGGACGCCTGGTGTTTGACCATGTTTCCTTCCACTACGAGGGCGCAGACGAGGACGTGCTCCATGATATTAGTTTTGAGGCTGATCCAGGACAGACAACAGCCTTTATCGGTTCTACCGGCTCAGGTAAATCAACATTGATTAACCTCATTCCCCGTTTTTATGATGTGACCGACGGTGCTATTACGCTGGATGGCGTGGATTTAAGAGATGCCTCTCTCCACGACCTGCGCGACAAGGTTGGTTATGTCCCTCAAAAGGGGGTTCTGTTCTCAGGAACCATTGATTCCAATCTTCGCTATGGCCGCAAAGAGGCCACCGAGGAGGAAGTGCGCCAGGGGGCGGAAATCGCCCAGGCTATGGAATTTATTAACGCGAATTCTGATGGTTTTGAGCGAGAAATCGCCCAGGGCGGCGACAATGTCTCTGGTGGGCAGAAGCAGCGTTTATCCATTGCCAGAGCCCTTGTTAAAAAACCGGATGTCTATATTTTTGACGACAGCTTTTCGGCCCTTGACTTTAAAACAGATGCAGCCCTGCGTTCGGCCCTCAAGAATTATACCGAGGAGGCTACCGTGCTGATTGTTGCCCAGCGTATTAATACCATTATGAATGCTGAACAGATTATCGTTCTTGACGAAGGCCGCGTGGTCGGCAAGGGAACCCATGAAGAATTATTGAGAAGCTGCGGTACCTATCAGGAAATCGCAAGCTCACAGCTGTCAAAGGAGGAATTAGGAAATGTCTGA
- a CDS encoding ABC transporter ATP-binding protein, which produces MSDKVTKATTPTPPKHRGPMGRGPVMASGEKAKDFKGTLKKLLAYLKPHRVAVTFVVIFAIASTVFNIVGPKILGQATTKIFEGVMNMIANTGSGIDFEGIAKILLFLVGLYIISAVFSALQGFLMTGVSMKVTYKLRENTFAKINRLPFKYFDKTSYGEVLSFLTNDIETVNQTLNQSLTQIITSVATVIGILVMMFSISWQMTLVTLCIIPLSFVFIVLVVKRSQKYFSSQQEYLGHINGHIEEIYGGHSVVQAFNNEEEAYKTFEGLNNNLYGSAWKSQFLSSLMQPIMAFIGNLGYVAVCILGGYLAVNGRISVGDIQAFIQYVRQFNQPISQIANMSNIMQMTMAAAERVFTFLAEEEEVPDPQNPVSPADVQGNVTFDHVHFGYNPNKIIINDFSAQVKEGQKIAIVGPTGAGKTTIIKLLMRFYDVDSGAILVDGHNIKDFRRNDLRSLFGMVLQDTWLYNGTIADNIRYGRLDATDEEVQQAAVAAQVDHFVRTLPDGYSMVLNEEANNVSQGQKQLLTIARAILADPKILILDEATSSVDTRTEILIQKAMDNLMHGRTSFVIAHRLSTIKNADCIFVMKDGDIIEQGTHEELLARNGFYADLYNSQFEVEEEA; this is translated from the coding sequence ATGTCTGATAAAGTAACGAAAGCAACGACTCCAACGCCTCCAAAACACCGTGGCCCCATGGGCCGTGGGCCGGTGATGGCGAGCGGTGAAAAGGCAAAAGACTTTAAGGGTACCCTTAAAAAACTTTTAGCTTATCTGAAACCCCATCGGGTTGCCGTGACCTTTGTCGTGATCTTTGCCATCGCTTCAACTGTTTTTAACATTGTCGGACCTAAAATTCTGGGACAGGCAACCACGAAAATTTTTGAAGGCGTGATGAATATGATCGCCAATACCGGCAGTGGCATTGATTTTGAAGGTATCGCAAAGATTTTACTGTTTTTGGTAGGACTGTATATTATCTCGGCTGTTTTCTCAGCGCTCCAGGGATTTTTGATGACAGGCGTGTCGATGAAAGTCACCTACAAGCTGCGTGAAAATACCTTTGCGAAAATAAACCGTCTCCCTTTTAAGTATTTTGATAAAACAAGTTACGGCGAAGTTTTGTCGTTTTTAACCAATGATATTGAAACGGTCAACCAGACCCTTAACCAGAGTTTGACCCAGATTATTACCTCTGTGGCAACCGTTATTGGTATTCTGGTCATGATGTTCTCCATCAGCTGGCAGATGACCCTGGTAACGCTGTGTATTATTCCACTGTCCTTTGTGTTTATCGTACTGGTGGTCAAGCGGTCCCAGAAATATTTCAGCAGCCAGCAGGAATATCTTGGACACATCAATGGCCATATTGAGGAAATTTATGGCGGCCATTCAGTGGTTCAGGCCTTTAACAACGAAGAGGAAGCATACAAAACCTTTGAGGGACTCAACAACAACTTGTATGGGTCGGCCTGGAAATCGCAGTTCCTCTCGAGCCTGATGCAGCCTATTATGGCCTTTATTGGAAACCTGGGCTATGTGGCTGTGTGTATTTTGGGCGGTTATCTGGCCGTTAACGGCCGCATCTCCGTCGGGGATATTCAGGCGTTCATCCAGTATGTCCGCCAGTTCAACCAGCCGATCTCACAGATTGCCAATATGTCCAATATCATGCAGATGACTATGGCTGCGGCTGAGCGTGTCTTTACATTCCTGGCTGAGGAAGAAGAGGTGCCGGACCCGCAGAATCCGGTGTCACCTGCAGATGTCCAGGGGAATGTCACCTTTGATCACGTTCATTTTGGCTACAACCCGAACAAAATCATTATCAATGATTTCTCCGCACAGGTAAAGGAAGGCCAGAAGATCGCCATTGTAGGGCCTACCGGCGCGGGCAAAACCACGATTATCAAGCTGCTCATGCGTTTCTACGATGTAGACTCCGGCGCGATTCTGGTGGATGGCCACAACATTAAGGACTTTAGAAGAAACGATCTGAGAAGCCTGTTTGGGATGGTTCTCCAGGACACCTGGCTGTATAACGGCACCATTGCCGACAATATCCGCTATGGGCGTCTGGACGCTACCGATGAGGAGGTTCAGCAGGCCGCTGTGGCCGCCCAGGTGGACCACTTTGTAAGAACACTGCCCGATGGCTACAGTATGGTGCTGAACGAGGAAGCCAACAATGTGTCCCAGGGGCAGAAACAGCTTCTGACCATTGCGCGTGCGATCCTCGCAGATCCCAAAATTTTGATTCTTGACGAAGCGACCAGCTCTGTCGATACCCGTACCGAAATCCTCATTCAGAAGGCCATGGATAACCTGATGCATGGGCGGACCAGCTTTGTCATTGCCCACCGCCTGTCCACCATCAAGAACGCAGACTGTATCTTCGTGATGAAGGACGGCGATATCATTGAACAGGGAACCCATGAAGAACTGCTTGCCCGAAATGGCTTCTACGCAGACCTGTATAACAGCCAGTTTGAAGTGGAAGAGGAGGCGTAA
- a CDS encoding AAA family ATPase: MKYNIVTIEREYASGGREIGYRTAEKLGIPYYGKEILEMAAKKKGVSPEYLEELEETPTNSFFYSVYMLSKNLIGDTPSLPENDALRLAEAEIINDLAAEGPCVIIGRCACHALRRRKDVLNVFIHSSWEARVKRAVETYGVDAANAEVVLKKFDKRRACYYNANTGKKWSDPEGYHMILDSGRLGIGKCVDILEKAVE; encoded by the coding sequence ATGAAATACAATATTGTCACCATTGAACGGGAATATGCCAGCGGCGGTCGGGAAATCGGCTACCGGACAGCAGAAAAGCTGGGGATTCCTTACTACGGGAAAGAAATACTGGAGATGGCTGCGAAAAAGAAAGGCGTTTCCCCCGAATATCTTGAAGAGCTGGAAGAAACACCAACCAACAGCTTCTTCTACTCTGTCTACATGCTGTCTAAAAACCTGATAGGCGATACGCCCAGCCTGCCGGAGAACGATGCGCTGCGGCTGGCAGAAGCTGAAATTATCAATGATCTGGCAGCGGAAGGCCCCTGTGTCATCATTGGCCGGTGCGCCTGCCACGCCCTGAGAAGACGAAAGGATGTCCTGAATGTTTTTATCCACAGCAGCTGGGAGGCCCGTGTAAAACGGGCGGTGGAGACCTACGGCGTGGACGCGGCCAACGCAGAAGTTGTGCTGAAAAAGTTTGATAAACGCCGCGCCTGTTACTATAATGCGAATACGGGCAAAAAGTGGAGTGACCCCGAAGGCTACCACATGATTCTGGATTCGGGCAGGCTTGGAATTGGAAAATGTGTGGATATTTTAGAAAAAGCTGTGGAGTGA
- a CDS encoding helix-turn-helix domain-containing protein: protein MTGDSLNAQIGAQVRMYRKMAKISIDEMARTIGKSRATISKYETGAIGMDVSTLFEIASTLNIGVSHLLDIPKEDKTTEVTQSQLGNIDHFYLYQQSRHKNFCSYIRLGEERANGQIYATFYYQPEDIKNYKKCEGIYHGSMNIRDNFIIFIMQNLYCEAEIAYLSFFIPMKKLSAIPGILTGMDNYSMRPTAIKVILSKELMTSKELEEFFVVSKEEIKRLKEDHCFVIDP from the coding sequence ATGACAGGGGATTCATTGAATGCGCAAATTGGGGCTCAGGTTCGGATGTATCGAAAAATGGCAAAGATCAGCATTGATGAAATGGCTCGAACCATTGGTAAGAGCCGGGCGACAATCTCAAAATATGAGACAGGCGCGATTGGTATGGATGTTTCAACTTTGTTTGAAATTGCCTCGACATTAAACATTGGGGTCTCTCATCTTCTGGATATACCGAAAGAAGACAAGACGACGGAAGTAACTCAAAGCCAGCTGGGAAATATTGACCACTTTTATCTTTACCAGCAGTCGCGCCATAAAAATTTTTGTTCTTACATCCGTCTTGGGGAAGAGCGGGCAAACGGTCAGATTTACGCGACCTTTTATTATCAGCCGGAAGATATTAAAAACTATAAAAAGTGCGAGGGGATTTATCACGGTTCCATGAACATCCGGGATAATTTTATTATTTTCATCATGCAGAACCTTTACTGTGAGGCGGAAATTGCGTATTTATCTTTTTTCATCCCCATGAAAAAGCTTTCCGCGATTCCGGGAATTCTGACGGGAATGGACAATTACAGCATGCGTCCAACCGCCATTAAAGTGATTCTTTCAAAGGAGCTGATGACCAGCAAGGAATTGGAGGAATTTTTTGTCGTGTCGAAAGAGGAGATAAAACGTTTGAAAGAAGATCATTGTTTTGTGATTGACCCTTAA
- the brnQ gene encoding branched-chain amino acid transport system II carrier protein — MSQRKDKWIVGLALFSMFFGAGNVIFPPYLGMTAASMWVPAFICYYIADIGLAMLAILAMLKCDSDIEGITCRIGRIPAVLLSTLVVLCVGPMLAIPRTAATTFEMGVSPIFPGVNPLVASIAFFVLIWVLCVKEASVVDIVGKFLTPALFIGLMIVIIKGIIDPLGPIAAEPKVSNIISSGIISGYQTMDVLAALIFGVIIVKTVKEKGYTEIKAKNAVIGGAGLVAGAGLLIVYFGLAHLGATASTMYGVDVSRSTLILEIIKNLLGNVGMVIFGIVVALACITTAVALVSSSGAYFSRLSKGRVSYKVIVTIVCVISPVIANIGLDEIIAISEPVLSIVYAPALTLIILTIVGDKIRNDNVFKAAALGAFLISVLETAANHGLGFQFVNYLPLHHFGFGWLLPTVICGVAGYFIKGDKKKVSPEVSVPEPDPAETVRKGKI, encoded by the coding sequence ATGAGTCAAAGAAAAGACAAGTGGATTGTTGGTCTTGCGTTGTTTTCGATGTTTTTCGGTGCCGGGAATGTGATCTTTCCGCCTTATCTTGGAATGACGGCAGCGTCTATGTGGGTGCCGGCCTTTATCTGCTACTACATCGCAGATATTGGACTGGCGATGCTGGCCATCCTGGCCATGCTGAAATGTGACAGCGATATCGAAGGAATTACCTGCCGCATTGGGAGGATACCCGCTGTGCTGCTGTCGACGCTGGTGGTGCTGTGCGTAGGCCCGATGCTGGCCATTCCCAGGACTGCGGCGACAACCTTTGAAATGGGCGTTTCGCCCATCTTTCCGGGGGTAAATCCACTGGTTGCTTCGATCGCATTTTTCGTGCTTATCTGGGTGCTGTGCGTGAAGGAGGCATCGGTGGTGGACATTGTCGGTAAATTCCTGACACCGGCTCTGTTTATCGGGCTGATGATTGTCATCATAAAGGGGATCATTGATCCACTGGGGCCAATTGCGGCTGAGCCAAAGGTCTCAAATATTATCAGCAGCGGCATCATCTCGGGATACCAGACAATGGATGTGCTGGCAGCGCTGATTTTTGGGGTTATTATTGTAAAAACGGTCAAGGAAAAGGGCTATACGGAGATCAAAGCCAAGAACGCTGTAATCGGAGGCGCCGGGCTGGTTGCTGGGGCAGGGCTCCTGATTGTTTATTTTGGTCTGGCCCACCTTGGGGCGACAGCCTCGACCATGTATGGGGTGGATGTTTCCAGGTCTACACTGATTCTTGAGATCATTAAAAACCTTCTTGGAAATGTCGGCATGGTTATCTTTGGGATTGTGGTAGCGCTGGCCTGTATCACCACTGCAGTGGCGCTGGTCAGCTCCAGTGGGGCTTATTTCTCGCGGTTAAGCAAAGGGCGTGTCAGTTATAAAGTCATTGTCACCATTGTGTGCGTGATTTCACCGGTCATCGCCAATATCGGCCTGGATGAGATCATCGCCATTTCAGAGCCGGTCCTGTCCATTGTCTACGCGCCGGCCCTTACACTGATCATTTTAACCATTGTAGGTGACAAGATCAGAAATGACAATGTCTTTAAAGCGGCCGCGCTGGGCGCGTTTTTGATCAGCGTTTTGGAGACAGCCGCCAATCATGGTCTGGGCTTTCAGTTCGTCAACTATTTACCGCTTCACCACTTTGGGTTCGGATGGCTGCTGCCAACCGTGATCTGCGGCGTGGCCGGGTATTTTATCAAGGGCGACAAGAAAAAAGTAAGCCCAGAAGTATCTGTCCCGGAGCCCGATCCCGCAGAGACAGTGCGAAAGGGAAAAATCTAA